One Cellulosilyticum sp. I15G10I2 genomic window, GCATTTATAAAAGACCTGAGCCAAAGAGGTGTTTATAGATTTGCAATTGTTTTTTCAAATGCAGGCTTTATGGGATATCCCGTTCTAGGGGCAATGTTTGGCAAAGAAGCTATATTTTATACTGCAGTTTATAATATTATGTTTAATGTGCTCTTGTACACACTCGGTATAAAGTTACTAAAGATAGGAAACAATGAAAAAAATAAATTTGATTTTAAGCTGCTTATTAATCCGGGGGTCGTAGCCAGTATAATAGGGTTGATATTGTTTATATCAGGGCTTGAATTTCCCGATTTTCTTACACAAGCAATTGATTATGCTGGCAGTACTTGTACACCGCTTTCTATGATTACTATAGGAGCGATGTTAAGTGCACTTCCTATTAAGAGCATGTTTAACAATGTAAAGGTTTATATGGCAGCAGCTATAAGACTTATTATATTTCCTGTTTTAATTTTACTTCTGTTAAGATATGTATTTGGAATACAAGACACCTTGCTTATTGCAATACCTGTTATTGTGGCAGGGATGCCAGTTGCCAGTAATGCTGCAATGATGGCAAAGGAATATAATAACAATGCCGAGCTCGCTTCACAAATTATACTTATATCTACACTATTCAGTGGTATAACAATACCATTTCTTGCGTATTTGCTATAGAAGGGCAGCTATAAACTAAAAAGATTTACTAGAAAAAAAATAAAGACTTCACTATAATATATTTTAAATAGGTAATAATAAATAAGGAGGTTGTCATATGGGAGATATTTTTACAAAAGTAACTGAAAGCATTAAAACAACTATTAAAGAAGCCACTGAGCAAACTCAAAAATCAGTTGATCAAACAGTATATAGAACAGAGTTAATCAGTAAGAAAGGTGAACTTAAAAAACTATATCAACAACTTGGGCTTGCTGTATATGAAGAGTTTAAAGAAGGAGAGCCAGATACACCACATAGAGCTTTATATATAAAAATAAATGCGCTTTTAAAAGAAATAGAGGTACTAGAAAATAAAGTGGAAGATATTGTAAATAGTCAAAAAGATAGTTTTGATACTTATAAAAGAGAAGTAAAAACTAAGTGGAATGAAAATATGGCTAATGAGGTAAAACCAAAGCCAGGGGAAGATGGCTTTGAAGTCATGAAAATCTGTGACGAATGTCAAAGAGGTAATCATGTAGAAGCATCTTATTGTATTAACTGTGGCCATAAATTTTAATAAGGGGTGATCATAATGCTTTGTGAAAACTGTAAACAGAATGAAGCTAGTGTTTATGTAAGCGAAATGGTCAATGGTCAAAAGACAGAGCATTATTTATGTGAGAACTGCGTAAAGGCAAGCGAAGAAAGTATGGGATCTGAGGGGATACTCTTTAATAACTTTATATCAGAACTTATGAAAATAGCCTTAGAAGAAGGTTATTTAAAATCACCTAAAAATCCGCCGCAAAAAGCATGTCCCAGTTGTGGTTTATCACTTAAAGAGTTTTTAGAAATAGGCAGATTTGGATGTAAGGCGTGTTATGAAACTTTTAATAATGAACTTAAAAATGCTTTTGTAAATGTACATGGCAATGCTAAACATGTTGGAAAAGAAGTGGAATTACAGAGTAACATAAATAATTTTTTAAAAGAACAAGAGCGCACTTCATCAATACAATCTATAAAAAATTGTGAAGAAGAGATAAACCAGCTAGAAGAAGCTCTTAAAAGATCTATTAAAGAAGAAGCCTACGAAGAAGCTGCCCGTTTAAGAGATAAAATTAGGGCACTTAAAAAGGGGGGAGCGAGTTAATGTGGTATGAGGGAGACATACTTGATCATATAGTTATCTCACATCGTATAAGACTTGCTAGAAATTTAGTGAATTATAAGTTTCCGGTTAAAATGAACAAGCAAGAAGCTTCTAGTGTTATTGAAACCATAAAATTAAAGCTTTCGCAGCTTACAAATTATGGATTTAGTTTAATAGAACTTGAAACAATAAGCGATATAGAAAAGCAAAAACTTGTGGAGACACATCTTATTAGTCCACTTTTATCTCAGATACATTTACCAACTATGGTTATTTATAACAAAGAAAGAGACATCAGCATTATGATTAATGAGGAAGACCATATACGCATACAATGTATGCAAGGAGGCCAGGATATTCAAAAAACATGGGAAGTAGCTTCTAAGCTAGATGACGAGATAGCCAGATTACTAGATTATGCTTTTCACGCTGAGTATGGCTATATGACTTCATGTATTACAAATGTAGGCACAGGGCTTCGGGCATCTTTTATGGTTCATTTACCCATGCTTAGTAAAACAGGGCATATCAGCAAGATTTTTGAAAGCTTACAGAAATTAGGTATTCAAATAAGGGGAATGTATGGTGAAGGAACAAAAGCTCTAGGAGACATTTATCAAATTTCTAATCAGCTTACACTTGGAAGAAGTGAAGCTGATCTTATTGCAATTGTTAAGAATGTTACGCATAACTTAGTAGAAAAGGAAGCGTATATTAGATCGAATTTATCAGATACAACTCAAAGAGCTTTGATTAACAAATTATATAAATCGTATGGTATTTTAAAATATGCTAGAGAACTTCCGGTAGAAGACGCTATGGAACTTTTATCAGACGTAAAACTTGGGTTTGAAATGGGAATATATGATTTTAATAAACCTTCGCATAATCTTTATGAAATGATGTTAATGTGTCAGGAGGGAGTTGTGTTATCTAGTTCTCAGAACTTAAAAGAAAGTAGTCCTCTTAATATATTACGTGCAGAGTGTATAAGAAAGTATCTAGCAGTTTAGTACTAAAGGAGATGAGTTAGGATGGAGATGAAATTTACATCACAAGCCCAAGCGGCTATTGAATATGCGGAACAAATTATGATGGAGTTTAAACATGGCTATTTAGGGACAGAGCATTTACTAGTAGGTCTTATTCATGCAAAGGAGTCAGTGGCTAAAAAAGCACTGGAAGAATACGGCGTTAATGAAGAGGATTTGCTAGACAGAATTAAAGAGGTAATAGGTATGGGCACAACGACACTCGTTACGCCAAAAGACTTTACCCCTAGAGTTAAAAGGATTTTTGAAGTGAGTTCTCAGCTCGCAAAGCAACTAGGAACGGAAGGGATAGGCACAGAACATCTTCTTATTTCTGTTTTAAAGGAAAAAACCTGCGTAGCTGTCAAGTTGCTAGAGTCATTGGGTGTTAACACTAACAAACTTCTCACCGCTCTCGGAGATATGCTCACTGGCGGTAGTCAAAAAACAGATGTGAGTTTTGCTACTTCAAAACAAGACAGCAAACCAGGAAAGTCAACCACACCTACACTTGATAAATATAGCAGGGATCTTACACAACTTGCCAGAGAAGAAAAATTTGATCCTATTATTGGCCGAGAGGCAGAAATAGAAAGAGTTGTACAAATCCTTTCAAGAAGGACTAAAAATAACCCATGCCTTGTTGGTGAACCGGGAGTTGGTAAAACAGCTGTAGTCGAAGGACTCGCTCAAAAAATAGTTGGAGGAACTATTCCTGAATTACTTAAGGATAGGAGAGTTGTGTCTTTAGATCTATCTTCTATGATTTCTGGGACTAAATATAGAGGAGAATTTGAAGAACGTATCAATAAAGTTTTAGAGGAAGTAAGACTAGCTGGAGATGTAATTTTATTTATTGATGAGCTGCATACTATTATTGGAGCAGGCGCAGCAGAAGGTGCAATGGATGCTTCAAATATCTTAAAGCCTTCTTTAGCAAGAGGAGAGATACAGCTTGTAGGCGCTACTACTTTAGATGAATATAGAAAGCATATCGAAAAGGATGCGGCACTTGAACGACGTTTTCAACCTGTTCAAGTAGAAGAACCCACAGAAGAAGAGACAATAGAGATTCTAAAAGGCATTAAAGATAAGTATGAAGTACATCATCAAGTTCAAATTACAAGTGAGGCTATTTCAGCAGCAGTTAAACTGTCCAGCAGATATATAGCAGATCGCTATCTGCCTGATAAAGCAATAGATCTTTTAGATGAAGCAGCATCCAAGGTAAGACTAAGAGCCTATACTTCTCCAACGAATATTAAAGAATTAGAAGAAGAGCTTGCCAAATTTAGCAGACAAAAAGAAGAAGCTATTATAAACGAAGAGTATGAAAAGGCTGGACAAATTAAGCAGAAAGAAAATCAAGTTAAAGAAAAAATAGCCAATGCAAAAGTTGAATGGGAAGCTAAACATACTAAAAACACTCAGATTGTATCAGAAGATGAAATTGCAGATGTAGTAAGCAGCTGGACACATATTCCAGTAAGACGTCTTGCGGAAGAAGAATTTGAAAGACTCCAAAGTATGGAAAAGATTCTGCATGAAAGAGTAGTGGGGCAAGATGAAGCGATCACTGCTGTTTCAAAAGCAGTAAGAAGAGGTCGTGTAGGACTTAAAGATCCAAATAGACCCATAGGCTCTTTCTTGTTCCTTGGACCGACTGGAGTAGGTAAAACTGAGCTTACTAAGGCATTGGCAGAAGCGATTTTTGGTGATGAAAATGCAATGATTCGTATTGATATGTCAGAGTATATGGAAAAACATACAGTGTCTAAACTTATTGGATCGCCACCAGGATACGTAGGCTATGATGAAGGCGGGCAGCTTACTGAAAAAGTAAGAAGAAAGCCTTATTCAGTTGTACTCTTTGATGAGATAGAAAAAGCTCATCCTGATGTTTTTAATATACTGCTTCAAATCCTTGATGATGGACATATTACCGACTCAAGAGGAAGAAGAATCAATTTTAAAAATACAATTATTATTATGACTTCTAATATTGGCGCAAGAAATATTATTGAACCTAAAAAACTTGGATTTATATCTTACGAAGATGCAGCTAAGTCATACGAGGATATGAAAAAAAATGTTGTCGAAGAAGTAAAGCGTATCTTCAGACCAGAATTTTTAAATCGTATCGATGAAATGATCGTATTCCACCCATTAAGTACAGAGCATATCAGAAATATTGCAGATGTAATGATTAATAAATTATTACAAAGAATTAGTAAAAATATAGGTATAGAAATAGAACTTAGTAAAGAGACTTTAGATTTTCTTGCAGCTAAGGGCTATAATCAAGCTTATGGCGCAAGACCTTTAAGAAGAACCATACAAACCTATATAGAAGACAGATTATCAGATGAAATTTTAGATGGGAAGATTAAGGAAGGCGACAAAGTTATTGTAAATGTAGAAAATGAAATATGTACCTTTATTAAACAATAAGATTACCATATACTTTTTAATCTAAATCATGTATAATAAGAATAAGCTTCAAAAAGATAAAGAGATTAATAAAGTAATAAAACATTGGAGGATTTAGCAATGGCTGTTGTTAATGAAATTATAAGAGTGGAAAACGATGGAGCTCTTAGCTTTGGTAATTATGAGCTTCCAGAAAAAACAAAAGTAATAGACTTCGAAGTAGATGGCAGATTATATAAAGCAAAAACTTTTTGTGAGGTAACAAAACTCAAAAGAGATGGCGCTTTAGTTTATGAATCCATTCCAGGAACAGCTGTTCATAACTTTAAGATAACTGATAAAGAAATAAGTTTCTTAGTAGAAGGCAGTGGCAGTTCACAAGTTACTTTAGAACTTGAATCTAATACAGAGTATAAGTTAGTCATCAGTGATGTTATTGTAGGCAATATCAAGTCAACACTTTCTGGGAAAGTTAATTTCTCAGTAGATTGTACAAAAGAGGCACAGACAATCGTGCTTAAGAAGATTTAATATAATTATTAAAAAAGTAGGTATAACTTTTAGTTATACCTACTTTTTTAATGTACACCCAACACAGGCGTACACTAATTAGAATTTACACACATTGCATTCATGCAGTGATTCAGGATTTAGATTATACGGGCCTTCATAGCCTGTATCTCCAAGCATATATGCTACTAATGCGATAGATAAAGGATAGAACCATGAGCCTAACATGATATGAGTTCTTGCTGGATCTTCATCTCGTAATTCTGCGCGGGCTTGATCCTCGCCATCTACCCATAAAAAATGAGGTCTTGGCTTCCAATCAGATGGCTTACTGTCTTTTCTATGCAGAAGCCATCCTACGCCATTAAAGTCTTCATGAGTAAGTGCATGCTTTAAATATTTTCTAGCAGCTTCTTTTAAATCTTCCTTTCTATAGTCAGTCAGTTGGGCAAGGTTTATCATCATATAGGCCCCATCAAAATCAGGACAGTCTGAGCCACCTGGCCAGAACGATCCATCAGGCAGTTGACAAGCTAGGGTAGAGTCAACATTTCTCTCAAGTGCTCTTAAGGGCCACCCTTGAGCAAAATAGATAGGCGTTATGTGGATGGTGCCAAACTGAGCATTTAAAAGATCAGATCCCAATTGTGTTCCCCAGTATCCTGTATTTGCGTCTAATAGCTCCTCAAGTGCAGGATACATACCTTCCTTCATAATTTTATCCACTTCTGAAACGCCAAACCAGTCACGCATTGCAAAAAGTATTGTAGCGATAGCACACACCTGGTTTCCAGCAGCCCAAGAATTACTCCAATCATAGCTTTTAACCCAGTCGTATAAAACCTGTGCATTCAGTGCAGACTCCATAAATTTAAAAGGACGTTTAGGTTTTCTCTTGAGTATGCGTAGTGCCCATATCATACCACGTGTATTATGTAGCACTGGGTCAAGCTCTCTTAAAGTCCTCACCTTTTTAAAATCACTAGGGTTATTTGAGAAATATCCCTGCTCACATTGTTTTTCTAGAAAAAAGGATGCCCATTGATCTAAGTCCTCTTCCGAGTATTTGTCAAGTTCACCAAACATATCAAGAATGTGAAGCGCATGGTAGGAGCCATAAAGGCTGGGGGAATTTTCGCCTTTTTCCTTCATATATACTCCGGGCGTATCTCCCAACTTCATAGTATTTACGTAATTTAATGATGTTCTTTTGACTCTAAGATAGCCCTCAGTTTTTTTTGCTTTCATTTGATATACCTCCTGTAATAAAACATTTATTTGATTTTTTTATGTTTAACATATCTTAATAATAGCTTTAATAAATGAGGATGTACATTAACAAAAGCCTGTTTTTTTATATAATTTCCTTAAAGGTTAGTAACTTGTAGGGTAGACATCAATATTGGAGTCTTATATAATAAGTACTATAAATTTATGAGCCTTGAGGCGCTGAGAGGGACGGGATAAACTATGCAACAAAGTCAAAATGAATACTGTGACCTTATAGTAAGCGATATCAGACATGTTATTGAAAGAGGACCTAACCCCAACTGGCACTTTAAAAATATCTCGCACCCTGATCACTATGTTCTTGCTCTTACAATTAAAGGAGAATGTTTGTATCGCTTTAACGATATGCAGTACTGTTTGCAAACAGGAGATATTATTTTCTTTCAAAAGGCTCAGATGCATAGTGTTCAGAGTAACCACGAAAAGCCCTGGTCTTTCATTTCTACTACTTTCGATATTGTATTTAAAAATGAATATTCAAAAAATATGATTAATGGACTTGATAACATCTTAAGAAGTAGTGACTTTGCACAAATGTCAGTACTTTTCAAAGAACTAGATCATATCTGGTCGGGAATGAATGCGTACTATTTGTTGAAATGTCGGAGTATCATTATGGAGATATTATATATCATATTAAGTCAAAAGACCCAACAGGGCCATTCTACACCACACGCACATACAATAAATGATATCTGTGATATGATCCTAAAAAACTATTCTAAAAATTATTCCGTAGAAGAATTGGCACAAGCAGCGGATTTAAGTTATTCCCACTTTAGTATGATTTTCAAAGATATTACAGGGTTTGGAGTGACTCAATATCAAAATCAGGTAAAAATAAACAAAGCTAAAAATCTGCTACTAAGTGGTGAGTGTAATGTGACTGAAGTAGCAGAACAGGTAGGCTTTAATAATATATTCTACTTTAGTCACTTATTTAAGAAGTTTACAGGAGTAAGTCCATCGGAGTATTTAAAAAGATAATACGCATAATGATTATCGAAGAAAAGATTTGATTGGAATTATATGTCATGAAAGGGGTTACTCTATATGAACAAAAAAATAAAGTCCACCAGGAGCTTTATCATGCTATGGCTTTTAATGCTGACCTTGTTTGCTGGGTCTGTTCTGGTTGGAGCTATTCAAGAAAATAGAATTATCAAAGAGTATGACGCCTTTGTTGAGCAAGGTGTGGAGTTGTCACAGTTACCCTTTGTTATACAAATCCTAGATATTGAGCTTGAAAATTATATTATTTTCAATCGGGAAGGAGCCTTTGAAAAATATCAAAGTCATGCGCAGATATTAGAGGATACACTTAAAAAATTTGACGGTGTTTCTGGAAGTGACGAGTACAGATTTTATCTTCGAACATTATCCAACATGTATCGGAATATTGATTCTTTTGCGCAAGGCGAAAATAATGCAAACATATTTAACACTTTTTATAACCCGCAAATGGGTATAAAGACCCAGACTAAATTTTTAATATTACAGGCGGAAAAACTCGCACTCTCTTACTTAAAATATAGTAGTTTGCATTACAGGGACGTTCTTATACGTTATAGAGAAATTGTTATGGTAAGAAATGGTATCTTGCTTATAGCATTTGTACTCATTAGTATATGGATTTTAAGACGTGGTGGAGATATGCTCTTGGACATGGAAAATGTGTCGAAAAATGCTCTCATACTTGCTGAAGGTAATTGGGACGTGGCAGATATAGATGAAAGTCGGTTTTATGAAATAAATAACATCATATTAGCCTTTAATATGATGAAGTTAAATATAAAAAACTATATAGAGAAACTAGCGGAAAAAGCTGAAATTGAAAGAAATTACTTCTTAGAAAAGCTTCATAACGCAGAAAAAGATAAAACGATAAAAGAAACAAAGTTGTTGGCACTTCAAATGGAGATTAACCCTCATTTTTTATTTAATACATTAAACACCATTGGTCGAACAGCTTTACTTGAAGATACAGAATCTACAATCAAACTTGTTGAGTCGGTTTCTAATATCATGAGGTATAGTATGCGTAGTGAAGCACACACAGCAAATTTATCAGAGGAACTGGATGCACTTGAATCCTATTTGAGTATTCAACGTTTGAGATTCAAGAATAAACTGGTGTTTAATCTAGAAGTAGACTCAAGCATAAAACTTGAATCGGTCTTAATACCACCTTTGATACTGCAGCCAATCGTCGAGAATGCAATCATACATGGCATGTCAAGTGTTACAAAAGGTGGTGTTATTGGAATT contains:
- a CDS encoding sensor histidine kinase, which encodes MLWLLMLTLFAGSVLVGAIQENRIIKEYDAFVEQGVELSQLPFVIQILDIELENYIIFNREGAFEKYQSHAQILEDTLKKFDGVSGSDEYRFYLRTLSNMYRNIDSFAQGENNANIFNTFYNPQMGIKTQTKFLILQAEKLALSYLKYSSLHYRDVLIRYREIVMVRNGILLIAFVLISIWILRRGGDMLLDMENVSKNALILAEGNWDVADIDESRFYEINNIILAFNMMKLNIKNYIEKLAEKAEIERNYFLEKLHNAEKDKTIKETKLLALQMEINPHFLFNTLNTIGRTALLEDTESTIKLVESVSNIMRYSMRSEAHTANLSEELDALESYLSIQRLRFKNKLVFNLEVDSSIKLESVLIPPLILQPIVENAIIHGMSSVTKGGVIGILISKKIDSVMICIKDNGKGIEKALLDTINRGESIQIRQEEKSIGVENVKLRMHHYYGEDGLVTYNSVRDEGTTVLIRIPMKGSVS
- a CDS encoding UvrB/UvrC motif-containing protein; its protein translation is MLCENCKQNEASVYVSEMVNGQKTEHYLCENCVKASEESMGSEGILFNNFISELMKIALEEGYLKSPKNPPQKACPSCGLSLKEFLEIGRFGCKACYETFNNELKNAFVNVHGNAKHVGKEVELQSNINNFLKEQERTSSIQSIKNCEEEINQLEEALKRSIKEEAYEEAARLRDKIRALKKGGAS
- a CDS encoding zinc ribbon domain-containing protein, which gives rise to MGDIFTKVTESIKTTIKEATEQTQKSVDQTVYRTELISKKGELKKLYQQLGLAVYEEFKEGEPDTPHRALYIKINALLKEIEVLENKVEDIVNSQKDSFDTYKREVKTKWNENMANEVKPKPGEDGFEVMKICDECQRGNHVEASYCINCGHKF
- a CDS encoding endosialidase; this translates as MAVVNEIIRVENDGALSFGNYELPEKTKVIDFEVDGRLYKAKTFCEVTKLKRDGALVYESIPGTAVHNFKITDKEISFLVEGSGSSQVTLELESNTEYKLVISDVIVGNIKSTLSGKVNFSVDCTKEAQTIVLKKI
- a CDS encoding helix-turn-helix domain-containing protein, producing MQQSQNEYCDLIVSDIRHVIERGPNPNWHFKNISHPDHYVLALTIKGECLYRFNDMQYCLQTGDIIFFQKAQMHSVQSNHEKPWSFISTTFDIVFKNEYSKNMINGLDNILRSSDFAQMSVLFKELDHIWSGMNAYYLLKCRSIIMEILYIILSQKTQQGHSTPHAHTINDICDMILKNYSKNYSVEELAQAADLSYSHFSMIFKDITGFGVTQYQNQVKINKAKNLLLSGECNVTEVAEQVGFNNIFYFSHLFKKFTGVSPSEYLKR
- a CDS encoding AEC family transporter, whose protein sequence is MELRGVYTQLGVLFLLIFFGYILGKIKVITSAGIEAFSKFIVKVALPALIISGMMIPLTSEKLYNTMYILMLSIPTYGLAYCIAIGFSKAFIKDLSQRGVYRFAIVFSNAGFMGYPVLGAMFGKEAIFYTAVYNIMFNVLLYTLGIKLLKIGNNEKNKFDFKLLINPGVVASIIGLILFISGLEFPDFLTQAIDYAGSTCTPLSMITIGAMLSALPIKSMFNNVKVYMAAAIRLIIFPVLILLLLRYVFGIQDTLLIAIPVIVAGMPVASNAAMMAKEYNNNAELASQIILISTLFSGITIPFLAYLL
- a CDS encoding ATP-dependent Clp protease ATP-binding subunit, whose translation is MEMKFTSQAQAAIEYAEQIMMEFKHGYLGTEHLLVGLIHAKESVAKKALEEYGVNEEDLLDRIKEVIGMGTTTLVTPKDFTPRVKRIFEVSSQLAKQLGTEGIGTEHLLISVLKEKTCVAVKLLESLGVNTNKLLTALGDMLTGGSQKTDVSFATSKQDSKPGKSTTPTLDKYSRDLTQLAREEKFDPIIGREAEIERVVQILSRRTKNNPCLVGEPGVGKTAVVEGLAQKIVGGTIPELLKDRRVVSLDLSSMISGTKYRGEFEERINKVLEEVRLAGDVILFIDELHTIIGAGAAEGAMDASNILKPSLARGEIQLVGATTLDEYRKHIEKDAALERRFQPVQVEEPTEEETIEILKGIKDKYEVHHQVQITSEAISAAVKLSSRYIADRYLPDKAIDLLDEAASKVRLRAYTSPTNIKELEEELAKFSRQKEEAIINEEYEKAGQIKQKENQVKEKIANAKVEWEAKHTKNTQIVSEDEIADVVSSWTHIPVRRLAEEEFERLQSMEKILHERVVGQDEAITAVSKAVRRGRVGLKDPNRPIGSFLFLGPTGVGKTELTKALAEAIFGDENAMIRIDMSEYMEKHTVSKLIGSPPGYVGYDEGGQLTEKVRRKPYSVVLFDEIEKAHPDVFNILLQILDDGHITDSRGRRINFKNTIIIMTSNIGARNIIEPKKLGFISYEDAAKSYEDMKKNVVEEVKRIFRPEFLNRIDEMIVFHPLSTEHIRNIADVMINKLLQRISKNIGIEIELSKETLDFLAAKGYNQAYGARPLRRTIQTYIEDRLSDEILDGKIKEGDKVIVNVENEICTFIKQ